The following are encoded together in the Capsulimonas corticalis genome:
- a CDS encoding TMEM14 family protein → MMITLYVIYGLILIGGGIMGYAKAKSQASLISGITTGALALAGAALYGSRHDTVRLAEAALAIIVAVLFIVRYTKTKKAMPAIPVIVLSAIVIAASFVPVVRR, encoded by the coding sequence ATGATGATCACTCTGTATGTGATCTACGGTCTGATATTGATCGGCGGCGGGATTATGGGTTACGCCAAGGCAAAGTCCCAGGCGTCGCTGATCTCCGGGATCACAACGGGCGCACTCGCTCTGGCGGGCGCCGCCCTTTATGGGAGCCGCCACGACACGGTGCGTCTCGCCGAAGCGGCGCTCGCGATTATCGTCGCCGTGCTCTTTATCGTGCGCTACACGAAAACCAAGAAGGCGATGCCCGCGATTCCCGTAATCGTGCTGAGCGCCATCGTGATAGCCGCCTCATTTGTCCCGGTCGTGCGGCGCTAA
- a CDS encoding RNA polymerase sigma factor, producing the protein MSFVLQKKLANAPQARGKLYVSPEEKAIIERCKQGDLAAFNELVKRYEKPVYNFAYRLTGSYDDANDVAQDAFVRVFNAIGSFRGDASFTTWLFRITTNVFLDERKKAKAHPQTSLDEQMELGESAVARQIEDPGPSPEDLTEEAERGKILQDAVSSLPEYQRTMVVLYHSQQKSYEEIAEIMDLPIGTVKSRLNRARLALKEKLTPLRELFNA; encoded by the coding sequence GTGTCATTTGTACTTCAGAAAAAACTGGCGAATGCGCCGCAGGCGAGAGGTAAGCTGTACGTGTCGCCGGAAGAAAAAGCGATTATCGAACGCTGCAAGCAAGGGGACTTGGCGGCGTTCAACGAACTGGTGAAGCGGTACGAGAAGCCGGTCTACAACTTCGCGTATCGATTGACGGGTAGTTATGACGATGCAAACGATGTCGCGCAGGACGCTTTTGTGCGCGTGTTCAACGCGATCGGAAGCTTCCGGGGCGATGCTTCGTTCACGACATGGCTGTTTCGGATTACCACCAATGTCTTCTTAGACGAGCGCAAAAAGGCCAAGGCGCACCCGCAGACCTCGCTGGACGAGCAGATGGAGCTGGGCGAATCGGCGGTCGCGCGCCAGATCGAGGATCCGGGGCCGTCGCCCGAGGATCTGACCGAAGAGGCCGAGCGCGGGAAGATCCTTCAGGACGCCGTCTCGTCGCTGCCCGAGTACCAGCGAACCATGGTCGTGCTGTATCACTCGCAGCAGAAGTCGTATGAAGAGATCGCCGAGATCATGGATCTGCCGATCGGAACGGTGAAAAGCCGACTCAACCGCGCCCGACTCGCGCTCAAGGAAAAATTGACTCCGCTGCGGGAACTTTTCAACGCGTGA
- a CDS encoding anti-sigma factor family protein, whose protein sequence is MKLERARELYSDYAEGTLTPAMKLALEQHFDADAEARADYDEFARIFAVLGDSAPVDIDVPLGFRAKVMELATAEQERRASAPRSLGDAIREWFAPSGRRRLSGGLLAGVAALVVAGVVFNPAINHPGTTPGTMFPGINTPAPDATPLMIQGVSTGMGTDGNFYHYFHIHLPQNVQSATVNAFVVTSSDQITDPAIRASDAHLALSAPMTLSNDEEMQIPVARAKRPEPGATLDMLVNWQSDSDPSHGGSQVVFTPFDVSDGGPATPPTANGNFYDTLRAIASVYHVTVIADATSSPTVAAAGWTSGDDVSKALNTVAGSVSYGVRKLNDTTYQVFDKR, encoded by the coding sequence ATGAAGCTCGAACGAGCGCGCGAACTCTATTCGGACTATGCGGAAGGGACGCTGACCCCGGCCATGAAATTGGCTCTGGAGCAGCACTTTGACGCGGACGCGGAGGCTCGCGCCGATTATGACGAATTCGCGCGCATCTTCGCCGTTCTGGGCGACAGCGCGCCGGTGGATATCGATGTCCCGCTGGGATTCCGCGCCAAGGTCATGGAATTGGCGACCGCCGAGCAGGAACGCCGGGCTTCGGCCCCGCGCTCGCTCGGCGACGCCATCCGCGAGTGGTTCGCGCCCTCTGGACGCCGGCGACTGAGCGGCGGACTATTGGCGGGAGTCGCCGCCCTGGTGGTCGCCGGCGTCGTGTTTAATCCTGCGATTAACCATCCTGGAACCACCCCCGGCACGATGTTCCCGGGAATTAACACCCCAGCGCCGGATGCGACGCCGCTGATGATCCAGGGCGTTTCGACAGGGATGGGAACGGATGGGAACTTCTACCATTACTTCCACATCCATCTGCCGCAGAACGTGCAGAGCGCGACGGTGAACGCCTTTGTCGTCACATCGAGCGATCAGATTACCGATCCGGCTATCCGCGCCTCGGACGCTCATCTCGCGCTCAGCGCGCCGATGACGCTGAGCAACGACGAAGAGATGCAGATCCCGGTGGCGCGCGCCAAGCGGCCCGAGCCGGGCGCGACGCTGGACATGCTGGTCAACTGGCAGTCGGACAGCGATCCGTCGCATGGTGGTTCCCAGGTCGTCTTCACGCCCTTTGACGTGAGCGACGGCGGACCGGCCACGCCGCCGACGGCGAATGGCAACTTCTACGATACGCTGCGCGCCATCGCCTCCGTCTATCATGTGACGGTGATCGCCGACGCCACTTCGTCTCCGACGGTGGCGGCTGCGGGATGGACGTCCGGCGACGATGTCTCCAAGGCCCTTAACACGGTCGCGGGCTCCGTCAGCTACGGCGTGCGGAAGCTGAACGACACGACATACCAGGTTTTCGACAAACGTTAA
- the recO gene encoding DNA repair protein RecO: MPAYNTVAIVIRRLNYGETDKILTLYSRDRGRISAIAKGARKAISRMSGSTELLTCTRFQLATGKSLEIVTQTEIKESFTDLRQDIQRLAHGLYFADLIDHVVADHDPNPVLYDLLLSGLYILQRVTPPELAARWFDIQLLQDLGYAPDLANCAVCREFLPGHFAHDEEFALSASLGGAICPRHAHPARNADHSALDYEGLTLLQTLQRFGPDNGHLTAQLPTPSARALNQTRLALRRYLRFRIERELKSLEFLDSLGYVA, from the coding sequence ATGCCTGCCTACAACACCGTCGCCATCGTCATCCGTCGATTGAATTACGGCGAGACTGACAAGATCCTCACGCTCTACTCGCGCGATCGCGGCCGTATCTCGGCGATTGCAAAGGGCGCGCGTAAGGCGATCTCGCGCATGTCGGGGTCGACGGAGTTACTCACCTGCACGCGGTTCCAGCTCGCGACGGGTAAGTCTCTGGAGATCGTGACGCAGACGGAAATCAAAGAGTCGTTCACCGATCTTCGCCAGGATATCCAGCGGCTGGCGCACGGGCTCTACTTCGCCGATCTGATCGACCATGTGGTCGCCGACCACGATCCCAACCCCGTCCTCTACGATCTGCTGCTTTCGGGCCTGTACATCCTCCAGCGCGTCACCCCGCCGGAGCTTGCGGCTCGCTGGTTCGACATCCAGCTGCTTCAGGACCTTGGCTACGCGCCGGACCTCGCCAACTGCGCCGTCTGCCGCGAGTTCCTGCCCGGCCACTTCGCCCACGACGAAGAGTTCGCCCTCTCCGCCTCCCTCGGCGGCGCGATCTGCCCACGCCACGCCCACCCCGCCCGCAACGCCGACCACAGCGCCCTGGACTACGAGGGCCTGACGCTCCTGCAAACCTTGCAGCGCTTCGGCCCCGACAACGGACATTTAACGGCGCAGCTGCCGACGCCGTCGGCGCGCGCGCTCAACCAGACGCGCCTGGCGCTGCGGCGATATCTGAGGTTCCGGATCGAGAGAGAGTTGAAGAGTTTGGAGTTTTTGGATAGCCTAGGGTATGTGGCGTGA
- the deoC gene encoding deoxyribose-phosphate aldolase, translating to MYSKQQFAKMIDNTLLRPDATRDDVLRLCEESAKRHFASVCIFPCWVGTAVRALEASDVKVCTVIDFPFGAGTRLAKVYETKNAIANGAKELDVLLNISKFKSGDYEAIAQDLRDVIEAARPANLMEDSRRVLVKIIIETCYLTDAEKEIASRLVRDAGADFIKTSTGTGKGGATPEDIRLIRRAVGPNTIGIKASGGIKTIESAMQMLDAGANRIGTSSGAALYNAYNPEGK from the coding sequence ATGTACAGCAAACAGCAATTCGCCAAGATGATCGACAATACGCTGCTGCGTCCGGACGCCACCCGCGACGACGTACTGCGTCTCTGTGAGGAAAGCGCCAAGCGCCATTTTGCCAGCGTCTGCATCTTCCCCTGCTGGGTGGGAACCGCCGTCCGCGCCCTCGAAGCGTCGGACGTCAAAGTCTGCACCGTGATCGACTTCCCGTTCGGCGCCGGCACGCGCCTCGCCAAAGTCTACGAGACCAAGAACGCCATCGCCAATGGGGCGAAAGAGCTGGATGTTCTCCTGAATATCAGTAAGTTCAAATCCGGCGACTACGAAGCCATCGCCCAGGACCTGCGCGATGTGATCGAAGCGGCCCGCCCGGCGAACCTGATGGAGGATTCGCGGCGAGTGCTCGTCAAGATCATCATCGAGACCTGCTACCTTACCGACGCCGAAAAAGAAATCGCCAGCCGCCTCGTGCGCGACGCCGGCGCGGACTTCATCAAAACCTCCACCGGCACCGGCAAAGGCGGCGCAACCCCCGAGGACATCCGTCTGATCCGCCGCGCCGTCGGCCCCAACACCATCGGCATCAAGGCGTCGGGCGGCATCAAAACGATCGAAAGCGCCATGCAGATGCTGGACGCCGGCGCGAACCGCATCGGAACCTCGTCCGGCGCGGCGCTGTACAACGCTTATAATCCGGAAGGGAAGTAA
- the trpA gene encoding tryptophan synthase subunit alpha, producing MPSRLPQTFAALKNKNEGALVAFLTAGDPGVESTPDLIALIAEAGADVVELGIPYSDPLADGPIIQASSQRALDRGVTPPMSLDLVRQAREKTQVPIVLMTSYNLVWIYGLERFAKDAAEAGADGAILTDLPPEEAEPWKAAAQAHGISTVFLVAPTSTTERIARIAGSSTGFVYCVSRTGVTGARKEMPADLPQLIDQIRAATDTPVCVGFGVSNPEHVAQVCAMADGAVVGSKLVEFLHQNADNPGRDAAVRDLVSGWKAATRRF from the coding sequence ATGCCATCCCGATTACCTCAAACATTCGCCGCACTGAAGAATAAAAACGAAGGCGCGCTGGTCGCCTTCCTCACCGCCGGCGATCCCGGCGTCGAGAGCACTCCCGACCTGATCGCGCTGATCGCGGAAGCCGGCGCGGATGTCGTGGAGCTGGGGATTCCCTACTCCGACCCGCTTGCGGACGGGCCGATCATTCAGGCGTCCTCGCAGCGGGCGCTGGACCGGGGCGTCACGCCGCCGATGTCGCTGGATCTCGTACGCCAGGCGCGAGAGAAGACGCAGGTTCCGATCGTTCTGATGACGTCGTATAACCTGGTCTGGATCTATGGGCTGGAGCGGTTCGCGAAGGACGCGGCGGAGGCGGGCGCGGACGGAGCGATCCTGACGGACCTGCCGCCGGAAGAAGCGGAGCCGTGGAAGGCGGCGGCGCAGGCGCATGGAATCTCCACCGTGTTTCTGGTGGCGCCGACTTCGACGACGGAGCGCATCGCGCGCATCGCCGGCAGCAGCACCGGATTTGTTTACTGCGTCTCGCGCACGGGCGTGACGGGCGCACGTAAGGAGATGCCGGCGGACTTGCCGCAATTGATCGACCAGATCCGGGCGGCGACCGATACCCCGGTGTGCGTCGGCTTCGGCGTATCCAATCCCGAGCATGTCGCGCAGGTTTGCGCCATGGCGGACGGCGCCGTGGTCGGCAGCAAATTAGTAGAGTTTCTGCACCAAAACGCCGACAATCCCGGCAGAGACGCCGCCGTCCGCGATCTTGTCTCCGGCTGGAAGGCCGCCACACGCCGATTCTGA
- the trpB gene encoding tryptophan synthase subunit beta, with protein MAVDTLSAENLYVADAQGRFGGEFGGRFVPETIIPALDELTEAYAKAKADPAFQEEFAYYCKDYVGRPTPLFFAEKMTRELGGAQIYLKREDLAHTGAHKINNALGQILLAKRMNKPRIIAETGAGQHGVATATACALFGYECEVYMGEEDVERQKLNVIRMNLLGAKVIPVSSGTRTLKDALNEAMRDWVTNVRNTHYIIGTVAGPHPYPTMVRDFQSIIGIESRQQIQEETGGLPDVVVACIGGGSNAMGIFYPFVHDAGVRLIGVEAAGHGLHTEHHAATLTAGSKGVLHGSASYVLQDTHGQVRSTHSISAGLDYPGVGPEHAHFKEQGRAEYVSVTDEEALDAFQWVAKSEGIIPALESSHAFAHVRKLAPTLPKEQKLIVCLSGRGDKDVDQVARRLGLL; from the coding sequence ATGGCAGTTGACACACTTTCGGCCGAGAATTTGTATGTCGCGGACGCGCAGGGGCGGTTCGGCGGCGAGTTCGGCGGACGTTTTGTCCCCGAAACCATCATCCCCGCGCTGGACGAGCTGACCGAGGCGTACGCCAAGGCCAAGGCCGACCCGGCGTTTCAGGAAGAATTCGCCTACTACTGCAAGGATTATGTCGGCCGCCCCACCCCGCTGTTTTTCGCCGAGAAGATGACGCGTGAGCTCGGCGGCGCGCAGATCTATCTCAAGCGCGAGGACCTGGCGCACACCGGCGCGCACAAGATCAATAACGCGCTCGGCCAAATTCTCCTCGCCAAGCGCATGAACAAGCCGCGCATCATCGCCGAAACCGGCGCCGGACAGCACGGCGTCGCCACCGCGACGGCGTGCGCGCTCTTCGGCTATGAGTGCGAAGTGTATATGGGCGAGGAAGATGTCGAGCGCCAGAAGCTCAATGTCATCCGCATGAACCTGCTCGGCGCGAAGGTCATCCCCGTCTCCAGCGGCACGCGCACTTTGAAAGACGCCTTGAACGAGGCGATGCGTGACTGGGTCACCAATGTCCGCAACACGCACTACATCATCGGCACCGTCGCCGGCCCGCACCCCTACCCCACGATGGTCCGCGATTTCCAGAGCATCATCGGCATCGAATCGCGCCAGCAGATTCAGGAAGAGACGGGCGGCCTGCCGGACGTGGTCGTCGCCTGCATCGGCGGCGGATCGAACGCCATGGGCATCTTCTACCCGTTCGTGCATGACGCCGGCGTTCGCCTGATCGGCGTGGAAGCCGCCGGCCACGGGCTGCATACGGAGCATCACGCCGCGACGCTGACCGCCGGCTCCAAAGGCGTTCTCCACGGCTCCGCATCGTATGTCCTTCAGGATACACACGGCCAGGTGCGCAGCACCCACTCAATCTCCGCCGGCCTGGATTACCCCGGCGTCGGTCCCGAGCACGCGCATTTCAAGGAGCAAGGCCGCGCCGAATACGTCTCCGTCACCGACGAAGAAGCGCTCGACGCCTTCCAGTGGGTCGCCAAATCCGAAGGCATCATCCCGGCGCTGGAAAGCTCCCACGCCTTCGCCCACGTCCGCAAGCTGGCCCCGACGCTTCCGAAAGAGCAGAAGCTGATCGTGTGCCTCTCCGGACGCGGCGACAAAGACGTCGATCAAGTCGCGCGGCGGCTGGGGCTGTTGTAG
- a CDS encoding phosphoribosylanthranilate isomerase — protein sequence MTRVKICGITNREDAEAAAAYGADALGFIAVPHSPRFVSPERFEEIAAQPPLFVKRVVVVMHPEDANNYPADYIQYYHETTDKGQSRRNTHWRIKCFRMKDASTLDEIQAFSDPVSALLLDTYHKDKLGGAGETFNWDLAVEAKRLSGKAIILAGGLTPENVADALEAVRPECVDVASGVESSPGVKDHAKVKAFIKAVRAWDARQS from the coding sequence ATGACACGGGTTAAGATTTGTGGAATTACGAACCGCGAGGATGCGGAGGCGGCGGCGGCGTACGGAGCGGACGCTCTGGGGTTTATCGCGGTCCCTCACTCGCCGCGCTTTGTTTCGCCGGAGCGGTTTGAGGAGATCGCCGCGCAGCCGCCTTTGTTTGTCAAACGCGTCGTCGTGGTGATGCATCCCGAGGACGCGAATAACTACCCCGCCGACTACATTCAATATTACCACGAGACCACGGATAAGGGGCAATCCCGACGCAATACGCACTGGCGCATCAAATGCTTTCGAATGAAGGATGCGTCCACGCTCGATGAGATCCAGGCGTTCTCCGATCCGGTTTCGGCCCTATTATTGGACACATATCACAAGGACAAGCTGGGCGGCGCGGGCGAGACATTCAATTGGGACCTTGCCGTAGAGGCGAAGCGCCTGAGCGGCAAGGCCATTATCCTCGCCGGCGGCCTGACACCGGAGAACGTCGCCGACGCCCTGGAAGCCGTGCGCCCGGAATGCGTGGATGTCGCGTCCGGCGTCGAAAGCAGTCCCGGCGTGAAGGACCACGCGAAGGTGAAGGCGTTCATTAAAGCCGTCCGCGCATGGGACGCGCGGCAATCTTAG
- a CDS encoding TetR/AcrR family transcriptional regulator, which yields MYANSKKAMLLQAAARIVRRDGVSKLTQDALAEEAGVSKGGVLYHFPSKYALIAALAEERIARFEGRIEGFSSEDGQEDGRWTRAYAQASAEPQEDGDPSVGLMAAAASDPAVMERIRARFGEWQSRAEADGIDDATATLLRLAADGLWLTEMLGLASPKGELRERVVARMLELAQSAKRV from the coding sequence ATGTACGCAAACAGCAAAAAGGCGATGCTGCTTCAGGCGGCGGCGCGGATCGTGCGGCGGGACGGGGTGTCCAAGCTGACGCAGGATGCGCTGGCGGAGGAGGCGGGGGTGAGCAAGGGCGGCGTGCTGTATCACTTTCCGAGCAAGTATGCATTGATTGCGGCGCTGGCCGAGGAGCGGATTGCGCGGTTTGAAGGGCGGATTGAGGGGTTTTCGTCGGAAGATGGCCAAGAGGATGGACGGTGGACGCGGGCTTATGCGCAAGCGTCGGCCGAGCCTCAGGAGGACGGGGATCCTTCGGTGGGCTTGATGGCGGCGGCCGCCAGCGATCCGGCGGTGATGGAGAGGATTCGGGCGCGATTTGGGGAGTGGCAGTCGCGCGCGGAGGCGGACGGGATCGATGATGCCACGGCGACGCTGCTGCGCCTGGCGGCGGATGGGCTGTGGCTGACGGAGATGCTGGGATTAGCGTCTCCCAAAGGCGAACTGCGCGAGCGGGTGGTGGCGCGGATGCTGGAGCTCGCACAGAGTGCGAAGAGAGTATAA